Genomic window (Candidatus Zixiibacteriota bacterium):
TGAATTCGGCCTGATCGAACTGACCCGAGAGAGAATCAGACCCTCCCTGATATTCACTTTCTCGGAGCCCTGCCCACACTGTCACGGTTTCGGGCGAATCCTTTCGCGCGAGACGGTAGCGACCAAGATTGAGCGATGGTTCAACCGCGCTCGAGTTGATTCCCGGTTCAAGAAGTACAATCTGGTGGTGAACCCGCTTCTGGCCGAGACATTGATTGGGAACAATATCAATCGGGTCAGCAAAATTATGAAGATGCATGGATTCAGGATAAACCTGGTGCGCGATGCAACCATTCCGGCGCAGGATTTCCGGGTTTATGAGGGCGAGGGAAACACCGAGTTGACCGAGGCGTACGAAGGGTAAAAGGGATCAGTTAAGGAAATCGCGAACCGCAAAATTTCCGACAGGAAAGGGTTCCTGCCGGCGCAATGGCGGCATATGAAGGGTAAAGGAGATCAGGCCACAATTCCGCAACAGGAAGGTGCAAAATAATGGCCTCTGAATATCTATATCGTCTCGTACCGACCCGGCTTGAAATGCTTACGGAGGGGCCGACACAATTGGAGACAGAATTGGTGACGGCCCACTTCGCCTATCTTCAGGATGCTGTTGCAAAAGGGACTCTTCTTCTCGCCGGCAGGACGACGCTACTGGATGAGCGGACATTCGGGATCGCGGTGTTCAAAGCGGAGACCGAGGAGGAAGCGCGGTGTTTCATGGAAAATGATCCCGCGGTTGCGGGGGGCGTGATGCATGCAGAGCTTTTCCCATTCCGAGTGGCGCTCTTAGCAGAAGACTGGGTTGTGTAGGTAAGTGCCGTAAGCCCCGACCAAGGGGTCGGGACAGGCGTGAGGGCTTTACCCACCCGGCTGTTGGTCGTTGTTCTCAACTCGGACTATTGTGACGCCGCGTGTACCTGCATATATTGACTGATATTCCCGTAGATTGCCCTCGGTGTTGTCGTTGATCTCGCGCATCTCAAACAGTGTGCGTATGATGCGTGGAATGCTCTCTTCATACCCTCTGCGGAAATCAGCATCTTCGGCGTCTGTTTTCCCTCTCCGGCCTCTAGGCGATACCATAAAGTAGCGACGGAAGAGCTCTTGAGGACCGTGCGACCGGAAATCAAGGACTAATGGGCAGCAGAACAGACATTCCAAGGGTATGGAGAGGGCAAGGATATCTCCGGACTCAATGCGTCGGCGTGCAGACCCAAAGACTAACTCGTAGGTCTCTTGAGCCGAGCAGATCGAAAGAACGATAGGTCTTGGGGGGCGCTGACATCGCTCAACGCCCTCAGTCCTGGCATACAGAACGTAAAGCGGGTAGAAATTATGCTGAGCGCTTGAATCCAAGAGAAGGTCGATCTGGTAACCCGTCTGATTTGATCGTGCCAACTCCGAATAGTGGTCCTTTCCCGGCTTTATT
Coding sequences:
- a CDS encoding YciI family protein, encoding MASEYLYRLVPTRLEMLTEGPTQLETELVTAHFAYLQDAVAKGTLLLAGRTTLLDERTFGIAVFKAETEEEARCFMENDPAVAGGVMHAELFPFRVALLAEDWVV